A stretch of the Azorhizobium caulinodans ORS 571 genome encodes the following:
- a CDS encoding CsbD family protein produces MGSTSDKISGMANEAMGNVKQGIGKATGNDRLRAEGKVQEIKGEGQQTLGKAKDAVKDAVDRTP; encoded by the coding sequence GCAGCACCAGCGACAAGATTTCCGGCATGGCCAACGAGGCCATGGGCAATGTGAAGCAGGGCATCGGCAAGGCCACCGGCAACGACCGCCTGCGCGCCGAAGGCAAGGTTCAGGAGATCAAGGGCGAGGGCCAGCAGACCCTCGGCAAGGCCAAGGACGCCGTGAAGGACGCGGTGGACCGGACTCCCTGA